A stretch of Bradyrhizobium diazoefficiens DNA encodes these proteins:
- a CDS encoding ABC transporter permease encodes MSDTPSLRTPSQRIAWTATIAISTLVFIFLIAPILAIMPLSFSSGSYLTYPLPGLSLRWYDDFISSPRWMNSLKNSMIIGVASTVVSMVLGTLAALGLAQWKSRFKPLVLAFVLSPVVVPGVITAVGLYFFFAPIGLTGSYLGLILAHTALATPFVVITVGATLQSFDTNLARAAASLGASPLQAFRRVILPLILPGIASGALFAFATSFDEVVIVLFMAGPEQRTLPREMFSGIRENISPTITAAAVILTTVSVILLATLEGLRRRNERLKGSSA; translated from the coding sequence TTGAGCGACACCCCTTCCCTGCGCACGCCCAGCCAGCGCATCGCATGGACCGCGACCATCGCCATCTCGACGCTGGTGTTCATCTTCCTGATCGCGCCCATCCTGGCGATCATGCCGCTGTCCTTCAGCTCGGGCTCGTACCTCACTTATCCGCTGCCGGGCCTCTCCTTGCGCTGGTACGACGATTTCATCAGTTCGCCGCGCTGGATGAATTCGCTGAAGAACAGCATGATCATCGGCGTAGCCTCGACCGTGGTGTCGATGGTGCTCGGCACGCTCGCCGCGTTGGGGCTGGCGCAATGGAAGAGCCGATTCAAGCCGCTGGTACTGGCTTTCGTGCTGTCGCCGGTCGTCGTGCCCGGTGTCATCACCGCGGTCGGCCTGTATTTCTTCTTCGCGCCGATCGGACTGACCGGCAGTTATCTCGGCTTGATCCTGGCCCACACCGCGCTGGCGACGCCCTTTGTGGTGATCACGGTCGGTGCGACGCTGCAAAGCTTCGACACCAACCTGGCACGCGCCGCCGCCTCGCTCGGCGCCTCGCCGCTTCAAGCGTTCCGCCGCGTGATCCTGCCGCTGATCCTGCCGGGGATCGCGTCAGGCGCGCTGTTCGCCTTCGCGACCAGTTTCGACGAGGTAGTGATCGTGCTGTTCATGGCCGGTCCCGAGCAGCGCACCCTGCCGCGCGAGATGTTCAGCGGCATCCGCGAGAACATCAGCCCGACCATCACGGCCGCGGCAGTGATTTTGACGACGGTCTCGGTCATCCTCCTCGCCACCCTGGAGGGCTTGCGCCGACGCAACGAACGGCTCAAAGGCAGCAGCGCCTGA
- a CDS encoding PRC-barrel domain-containing protein, whose product MLMKSIAAGLAGTALLATVAFAQNPTTTTDKTPNAANTATTTTTSASGEWRVSKMAGVKVYNESNENIGSINDLLMDKSGAVKIAVIGVGGFLGMGEHLVAVPYEKLKFVNEAVAYTGTGANPGAKPAASTTTGAATGTEKTTTTTSSGSKWYPDHAVFNATKDQLKNMPEFKYSE is encoded by the coding sequence ATGTTGATGAAATCGATCGCCGCCGGTCTTGCCGGCACCGCTTTGCTTGCGACCGTTGCGTTCGCGCAAAACCCGACCACCACCACCGACAAGACGCCCAATGCGGCTAACACCGCAACCACCACAACCACGAGCGCATCGGGCGAATGGCGTGTGTCGAAGATGGCGGGCGTGAAGGTCTATAACGAGTCCAACGAGAACATTGGCTCGATCAACGACCTGCTGATGGACAAGAGCGGCGCCGTGAAGATCGCCGTGATTGGCGTCGGCGGCTTCCTCGGCATGGGCGAGCATCTGGTCGCCGTGCCGTACGAGAAGCTGAAATTCGTCAATGAGGCCGTGGCCTATACCGGCACCGGCGCGAACCCGGGCGCCAAGCCCGCCGCGTCCACCACCACCGGCGCTGCGACCGGCACCGAGAAGACGACCACGACGACGTCGTCGGGCTCAAAGTGGTATCCGGACCACGCCGTGTTCAACGCGACCAAGGACCAGCTGAAGAACATGCCCGAGTTCAAGTACTCGGAGTGA
- a CDS encoding ABC transporter ATP-binding protein, protein MEAGMVTPAPALVRFSGIQKTYDGEHLVVKNLDLDIRKGEFITLLGPSGSGKTTTLMMLAGFEVPTQGEIYLAERPIKNVPPHKRDIGMVFQNYALFPHLTIAENIAFPLSVRNTNKAEAQDRVKAALRMIKMETLAQRRPGQLSGGQQQRVALARALVFNPQLVLMDEPLGALDKRLREQMQLEIKQLHETMGVTIVYVTHDQSEALTMSDRIAVFNDGIVQQIDRPDALYEHPVNSFVANFVGENNVLAGTVETVDKDSCRVALAAGGSVVARAVNVSGAGASTSLSVRPERIAIVPDGSSSDGPNRLPAKVQNTIYLGDHALAVLDVAGNAEFMVKLQPGAHDSFRHGESVFITFRPEDCLALDPV, encoded by the coding sequence ATGGAAGCCGGCATGGTCACGCCTGCGCCGGCGCTGGTGCGCTTTTCCGGCATTCAGAAGACCTATGACGGCGAGCATCTCGTGGTGAAGAACCTCGATCTCGACATCAGGAAGGGCGAGTTCATCACCCTGCTCGGCCCGTCGGGCTCGGGCAAGACCACCACGCTGATGATGCTGGCTGGCTTCGAGGTTCCGACCCAGGGCGAGATTTATCTCGCCGAACGGCCGATCAAGAACGTGCCGCCGCATAAGCGCGACATCGGCATGGTGTTCCAGAACTATGCCTTGTTTCCGCACCTGACGATCGCCGAGAATATCGCCTTCCCGCTCTCCGTTCGCAACACGAACAAGGCGGAAGCGCAGGACCGCGTCAAGGCGGCGTTGCGCATGATCAAGATGGAAACGCTGGCGCAGCGGCGGCCCGGGCAGCTGTCCGGTGGTCAGCAGCAACGCGTGGCGCTGGCCCGCGCGCTGGTTTTCAATCCGCAGCTCGTGTTGATGGACGAGCCGCTGGGCGCGCTGGACAAGCGCCTGCGGGAGCAGATGCAATTGGAGATCAAGCAGCTGCACGAGACGATGGGCGTCACAATCGTCTACGTCACCCACGATCAGAGTGAAGCGCTCACCATGTCGGACCGCATCGCCGTGTTCAACGACGGCATCGTGCAGCAGATCGACAGGCCCGACGCCCTGTATGAGCATCCGGTCAACAGCTTCGTCGCCAACTTCGTCGGCGAGAACAACGTGCTGGCCGGCACCGTCGAGACGGTCGACAAGGACTCTTGCCGCGTCGCGCTGGCGGCCGGCGGCTCCGTCGTGGCCCGTGCGGTCAACGTATCAGGCGCAGGCGCATCGACGTCGCTGTCGGTGCGGCCCGAGCGGATCGCGATTGTCCCGGACGGCAGCTCCAGCGACGGACCGAACCGGCTGCCGGCCAAGGTGCAGAACACCATCTATCTCGGCGACCACGCGCTGGCCGTGCTCGATGTCGCAGGGAATGCCGAGTTCATGGTCAAGCTTCAGCCGGGGGCGCATGATAGCTTCCGGCACGGCGAAAGCGTGTTCATCACCTTCCGCCCCGAGGACTGCCTCGCGCTCGACCCCGTCTGA
- a CDS encoding lytic transglycosylase domain-containing protein has translation MKILRVAALLAAGLVSSQAAFAGEAEYAEMVAAHARANGVPEALVHRVIMRESRYQPGLVGHGGTIGLMQIKLATARGLGYTGDAAGLRDPDTNLTYAVKYLAGAYHAANGDHARAIRYFAGGYYYVAKQQRQQAVREASFETQLEPNGNPQPMFGPLPHRKLAQRIRNARAQVPGNMR, from the coding sequence ATGAAAATTTTGCGCGTCGCCGCGCTGCTCGCGGCCGGACTGGTGTCGTCGCAGGCCGCCTTCGCGGGTGAGGCCGAATATGCCGAGATGGTCGCGGCCCACGCGCGCGCCAACGGCGTGCCGGAAGCGCTGGTGCATCGCGTCATCATGCGCGAAAGCCGCTATCAACCCGGCCTGGTCGGCCATGGCGGCACCATCGGGCTGATGCAGATCAAGCTCGCGACCGCCCGCGGCCTCGGCTACACCGGCGATGCCGCCGGCCTGCGCGATCCCGACACCAATCTCACTTATGCGGTGAAGTACCTCGCCGGCGCCTATCACGCGGCGAACGGCGACCACGCCCGAGCCATTCGTTATTTCGCGGGCGGCTATTACTACGTTGCAAAGCAGCAGCGCCAGCAAGCCGTGCGAGAGGCGAGCTTCGAGACCCAACTGGAGCCGAACGGCAATCCGCAGCCGATGTTCGGCCCTCTGCCGCATCGCAAGCTGGCGCAGCGCATCCGCAACGCGCGGGCGCAGGTTCCCGGGAACATGCGTTGA
- a CDS encoding ABC transporter substrate-binding protein yields MHKLIAAVAASFAIAASCGTAQAQISDEIVKIGVLTDMSSLYADATGKGSLAAVEMAVADYGGKVAGKQVAVVAADHQNKPDVGVNIARNWYDNEKVDAIFDVPTSSVALPISALTREKNKININSGGGSSDITGTACSPNTVHWTYDTYALSNVAGKAMVKRGEDTWFFITADYAFGMALERDAANVVKESGGKVLGDVRHPLNSSDFSSFLLQAQASKAKVVALADAGGDTTNALKQAAEFGLMQGGQKMIALLLEITDVHSLGVKATQGLIVTDAFYWDMNDETRAFSKRFNEKVGHMPTMIQAGLYSATMHYLKAIDAIKTDEAPKVMAQMRATPVNDFFAKNGKIRIDGRMVHDMYLFEVKKPDESKGEWDLYKLIATVPGDEAFRPLDKGGCPLVK; encoded by the coding sequence ATGCATAAACTCATTGCCGCGGTCGCGGCCAGCTTCGCCATCGCCGCCAGCTGCGGCACGGCGCAGGCGCAGATTTCCGACGAAATCGTCAAGATCGGCGTGCTCACCGACATGTCGAGCCTCTATGCGGATGCGACCGGCAAGGGCTCGCTCGCCGCCGTCGAGATGGCGGTCGCCGATTACGGCGGCAAGGTCGCCGGCAAGCAGGTCGCAGTGGTCGCCGCCGACCACCAGAACAAGCCCGACGTCGGCGTCAACATCGCCCGCAACTGGTACGACAACGAGAAGGTTGACGCGATCTTCGACGTGCCGACATCATCAGTGGCGCTGCCGATCTCGGCGCTGACGCGCGAGAAGAACAAGATCAACATCAATTCCGGCGGCGGCTCCTCCGACATCACCGGCACGGCGTGCTCGCCGAACACGGTGCACTGGACCTACGACACCTATGCGCTGTCGAACGTTGCCGGCAAGGCGATGGTGAAGCGCGGCGAGGACACCTGGTTCTTCATCACTGCCGACTACGCCTTCGGCATGGCGCTCGAGCGCGACGCCGCCAACGTGGTCAAGGAGAGCGGCGGCAAGGTGCTCGGCGACGTCCGGCATCCGCTCAACTCGTCGGACTTCTCCTCCTTCCTGCTCCAGGCCCAGGCTTCCAAGGCCAAGGTGGTCGCACTGGCGGATGCCGGCGGCGACACCACCAACGCGCTGAAGCAGGCCGCCGAATTCGGCCTGATGCAAGGCGGTCAGAAGATGATCGCGCTGCTGCTGGAAATCACCGACGTCCACTCCCTCGGCGTCAAGGCCACCCAGGGCCTGATCGTCACCGACGCATTCTACTGGGACATGAACGACGAGACGCGCGCCTTCTCGAAGCGCTTCAACGAGAAGGTCGGCCACATGCCGACCATGATCCAGGCCGGCCTCTATTCGGCGACCATGCACTATCTGAAGGCGATCGACGCCATCAAGACCGACGAGGCGCCGAAGGTGATGGCGCAGATGCGCGCCACGCCGGTGAACGACTTCTTCGCCAAAAACGGCAAGATCCGCATCGACGGCCGCATGGTCCACGACATGTATCTGTTCGAGGTGAAGAAGCCGGACGAGTCCAAGGGCGAGTGGGACCTCTACAAGCTGATCGCCACCGTGCCCGGCGACGAGGCCTTCCGCCCGCTCGACAAGGGCGGCTGCCCGCTGGTGAAGTAA
- a CDS encoding ABC transporter substrate-binding protein: protein MLKRKTGKIALGFAAAFSASAALATVAQARDLTIVSWGGAYQDAQKKVYFEPFKKATGVGMNDESWDGGVGVLRAKVQGGAATWDVVQVESDELAVGCEEGLFEKLDYSKIGGEAAYIPPSVNPCGVGAILYDFVLGYDKDKLKDAPKGWADFFDTKKIPGKRGLRQGPKTTLEIALMADGVAPKDVYKVLATDEGIERAFRKLDTIKGDIVWWKAGAQPPQLLASGEVVMTSVYNGRIDMANKNEKKNFGMVWDGALFTLDSWVILKGSPNKDAAYKFLDFAGKAENQSKLSENIAYGTSNKDAAALIQPAVLKNLPTAPDNIKNAVEINVAFWLENIDRLTERFNKWAAK from the coding sequence ATGCTGAAGCGCAAGACTGGCAAGATTGCTCTGGGTTTCGCCGCGGCGTTCAGCGCCAGCGCTGCGCTGGCCACGGTCGCGCAGGCGCGTGACCTCACAATCGTGTCGTGGGGCGGCGCGTATCAGGATGCCCAGAAGAAGGTCTATTTCGAGCCGTTCAAGAAGGCGACCGGCGTTGGCATGAACGACGAGTCCTGGGACGGCGGCGTCGGCGTGCTGCGCGCCAAGGTGCAGGGTGGTGCTGCCACCTGGGACGTGGTCCAGGTCGAGAGCGACGAACTGGCGGTCGGCTGCGAGGAAGGCCTGTTCGAGAAGCTGGACTATTCCAAGATCGGCGGCGAGGCCGCCTATATCCCGCCATCCGTCAACCCCTGCGGCGTCGGCGCCATCCTCTACGATTTCGTCCTCGGCTACGACAAGGACAAGCTGAAGGACGCCCCCAAGGGCTGGGCCGACTTCTTCGACACCAAGAAGATTCCGGGCAAGCGCGGCCTGCGGCAGGGCCCGAAGACCACGCTGGAGATCGCGCTCATGGCCGACGGCGTCGCACCGAAGGACGTCTACAAGGTGCTGGCGACCGACGAGGGCATCGAGCGCGCGTTTAGGAAGCTCGACACCATCAAGGGCGACATCGTCTGGTGGAAGGCCGGCGCCCAGCCGCCGCAATTGCTCGCCTCCGGCGAGGTGGTGATGACCTCGGTCTACAATGGCCGCATCGACATGGCGAACAAGAACGAGAAGAAAAACTTTGGCATGGTGTGGGACGGCGCGCTCTTCACGCTCGACAGCTGGGTCATCCTGAAGGGGAGCCCGAACAAGGACGCGGCCTACAAGTTCCTGGACTTCGCAGGCAAGGCGGAAAACCAGTCGAAACTGTCGGAGAACATTGCCTATGGCACCTCGAACAAGGACGCCGCCGCTCTGATCCAGCCGGCCGTCCTGAAGAACCTGCCGACGGCACCTGACAACATCAAGAACGCGGTCGAGATCAACGTTGCCTTCTGGCTCGAGAACATCGACCGCCTGACCGAGCGCTTCAACAAATGGGCCGCGAAATAG
- a CDS encoding ABC transporter permease gives MTDALLTGADASTEVPLKRRLRRAERTRQVKALALVAPLLVFLLFTFAGPIAGMLWRAVDDREVRQALPKTVAALANWDGKDLPDEKAYAALASDILSARGAGTIAIAAKRLNYALNGFRTILTGTARHLKTAPEPDTAKETLGKINPAWRERTTWTTIKDAGGPVTGFYLLAALDLTRNVDGAIVSAPPDQAIYREIFARTFLISLGVTVLCLILGFPVAYLLATLPPRRSNLLMIFVLLPFWTSLLVRTCAWIVLLQSKGVVNDSLHWLGIIDEPLRLIYNRFGVCVAMTHVLLPFMILPLYSSMKAISPAYMRAAASLGAPPLTAFLRIYLPQTLPGIGAGGLLVFILALGYYITPALVGGAADQMISYFIALYTTETANWGLASALGAVLLLATILLALVYGKLVQGQQVTGGMKN, from the coding sequence ATGACGGATGCGCTCCTGACCGGTGCCGATGCGTCGACCGAGGTGCCGCTCAAGCGCCGATTGAGGCGTGCCGAGCGGACGCGCCAGGTCAAGGCATTGGCGCTGGTAGCCCCGCTTCTCGTCTTCCTGCTCTTCACCTTCGCAGGCCCGATCGCCGGCATGCTGTGGCGCGCGGTCGACGACCGGGAGGTGCGTCAGGCGCTGCCGAAAACTGTCGCGGCGCTCGCCAATTGGGATGGCAAGGACCTGCCGGACGAAAAGGCCTACGCGGCACTGGCAAGCGACATCCTGTCCGCGCGCGGAGCCGGCACCATTGCGATTGCGGCCAAGCGGCTCAATTACGCCCTGAATGGATTTCGCACGATTCTGACCGGCACCGCGCGCCATCTGAAGACGGCGCCGGAGCCCGACACGGCAAAGGAGACGTTGGGCAAGATCAACCCAGCCTGGCGCGAACGCACCACCTGGACCACGATCAAGGACGCCGGTGGTCCCGTCACCGGCTTCTACCTTCTGGCGGCGCTCGACCTGACGCGGAACGTGGACGGCGCGATCGTCTCGGCCCCACCGGATCAGGCCATCTACCGCGAAATTTTCGCCCGCACCTTCCTCATCAGCCTCGGTGTCACCGTACTCTGCCTGATCCTTGGCTTCCCGGTCGCTTACCTGCTGGCGACGCTGCCGCCCCGGCGCTCGAACCTGTTGATGATATTCGTGCTGCTGCCGTTCTGGACGTCGCTTCTGGTCCGCACCTGCGCCTGGATCGTCTTGTTGCAGAGCAAGGGTGTCGTTAACGACAGCCTGCACTGGCTTGGCATCATCGACGAGCCGTTGCGCCTGATCTACAACCGCTTCGGTGTCTGCGTGGCCATGACCCACGTACTCCTGCCGTTCATGATCCTGCCGCTGTACAGCAGCATGAAGGCGATCTCGCCCGCCTACATGCGTGCCGCCGCCTCGCTCGGTGCGCCACCCCTCACCGCGTTCCTGCGGATCTATCTGCCGCAAACCCTGCCCGGCATCGGCGCGGGAGGCCTGCTCGTCTTCATCCTGGCGCTCGGCTACTACATCACGCCCGCCCTCGTCGGCGGCGCCGCCGATCAGATGATCAGCTACTTCATCGCGCTCTACACCACCGAGACCGCCAATTGGGGCCTTGCTTCGGCGCTGGGTGCGGTGCTGCTGCTGGCGACTATTCTGCTCGCGCTCGTCTACGGCAAGCTGGTGCAGGGCCAGCAGGTCACGGGAGGCATGAAGAATTGA
- a CDS encoding ATP-binding protein — protein sequence MRPFGFFHLKGIGGQIAALVLASTVALHLVVTTAFLINRPDRPDAPPDGAPQLMDAALLLGSAEPDDRPRLTADLARAFPKLNLETSAPGTATVIEDSESQHLHGLRRHLGRGYKVVQLAPEGGVHRIGVQLPDGTVIAGHVENGPRPWFWGGPWLITLMTAFICISVLGVWAARALATPLSAFAKAAENFSLDGTAEPLPERGPEEIRLVARALNRMHERIAGLMSDRTRMLAAISHDLRTPITRLRLRAEFIEDEGNRKRMLIDLDQMRSMLESVLSLLRNDRKVEAVTLVDIASTLQLIADQFGDMGHVVHYEGPLSATAAARPDDLHRGVTNLVENAVRFGAEVTIRLDVSGTKLVIDVEDDGPGISDARKQEMLEPFVRGDDARTMDDSTGFGLGLSIARAIALAHGGELSLHDRQPHGLIVRMQLPVWQQPRLAA from the coding sequence ATGAGGCCGTTTGGGTTCTTCCACCTCAAGGGCATCGGCGGGCAGATTGCCGCGCTGGTGCTGGCCTCGACGGTCGCGCTGCATCTCGTCGTCACCACCGCCTTCCTGATCAACCGGCCCGACCGCCCGGACGCGCCGCCGGACGGCGCGCCCCAATTGATGGATGCAGCGCTGCTGCTCGGCTCGGCCGAGCCGGATGACCGGCCGCGCCTCACCGCAGATCTCGCGCGCGCCTTCCCGAAGCTCAACCTCGAGACATCAGCACCGGGCACGGCGACGGTGATTGAGGACAGCGAAAGCCAGCACCTGCACGGGCTCCGCCGCCATCTCGGCCGCGGCTACAAGGTGGTGCAGCTCGCGCCCGAGGGCGGCGTACATCGCATCGGCGTGCAATTGCCCGACGGCACCGTGATCGCGGGCCATGTCGAGAACGGCCCGCGGCCGTGGTTCTGGGGCGGGCCGTGGCTCATCACGCTGATGACGGCCTTCATCTGTATCAGCGTGCTCGGCGTGTGGGCGGCGCGCGCGCTGGCGACGCCATTGTCGGCCTTTGCCAAGGCCGCCGAGAATTTCAGCCTGGACGGCACCGCCGAGCCGCTGCCCGAGCGCGGACCGGAGGAGATCCGCCTGGTCGCGCGTGCGCTCAACCGCATGCATGAGCGGATCGCCGGCCTGATGTCGGATCGCACCCGCATGCTGGCGGCGATCAGCCACGATCTGCGCACCCCGATCACGCGACTGCGCCTGCGCGCCGAGTTCATCGAGGACGAGGGCAACCGCAAGCGCATGCTGATCGACCTCGACCAGATGCGCTCGATGCTGGAAAGCGTGCTGTCGCTGTTGCGCAACGACCGCAAGGTCGAGGCGGTGACGCTGGTCGACATCGCGAGCACGCTGCAGCTCATCGCCGACCAGTTCGGCGACATGGGCCATGTCGTGCATTACGAGGGACCGCTGTCGGCGACCGCCGCCGCCCGTCCCGACGATCTGCATCGCGGCGTCACCAATCTGGTCGAGAACGCGGTGCGCTTCGGCGCCGAGGTGACGATCCGCCTCGATGTCTCCGGCACCAAGCTCGTCATCGACGTCGAGGACGACGGCCCCGGCATTTCGGATGCGCGCAAGCAGGAGATGCTGGAGCCGTTCGTGCGCGGCGACGACGCGCGCACCATGGACGATTCCACCGGCTTCGGCCTCGGCCTGTCGATCGCGCGCGCGATCGCGCTCGCCCATGGCGGCGAGTTGTCGCTGCACGACCGCCAGCCGCACGGGCTGATCGTGCGGATGCAATTGCCGGTGTGGCAGCAGCCGCGGCTGGCGGCTTAA
- a CDS encoding response regulator, translated as MAIPSPNILVVEDDRETRTLIAKYLRNNACNVTAVSDGREMSRAMSDHRVDLIILDVMLPGEDGLSLCRKVRSEAQTPIIMLTARGEDVDRIVGLEMGADDYLPKPFNPRELLARINAVLRRQASAQAASSIEGASTLAFEGWRIDLRLRELRNPEGARVAVTSAEFDLLRTFCERPGRVLSRDSLLDLTQGRNTGSFERSIDVLVSRIRRKIEPNPADPTLIKTVRSGGYLFTPRTEVASTEAVTTPPSS; from the coding sequence ATGGCCATTCCTTCTCCCAACATCCTGGTCGTCGAGGACGACCGCGAAACGCGGACGTTGATTGCGAAGTACCTGCGCAACAACGCCTGCAACGTCACCGCCGTGAGCGACGGCCGCGAGATGTCGCGCGCCATGTCCGACCACCGCGTTGATCTCATCATCCTCGACGTCATGTTGCCCGGCGAGGACGGTCTCAGCCTGTGCCGCAAGGTGCGCTCGGAGGCGCAGACGCCGATCATCATGCTGACCGCGCGCGGCGAGGACGTCGACCGCATCGTCGGCCTCGAGATGGGCGCGGACGACTATCTGCCGAAGCCGTTCAACCCGCGCGAGCTGCTCGCCCGCATCAACGCGGTGCTGCGGCGCCAGGCCTCCGCGCAGGCCGCAAGCTCGATCGAGGGCGCATCCACGCTCGCCTTCGAAGGCTGGCGTATCGACCTGCGGCTGCGCGAGTTGCGCAATCCGGAAGGCGCCCGCGTCGCGGTGACCAGCGCCGAGTTCGACCTGCTCAGGACGTTCTGCGAGCGGCCCGGCCGCGTGCTGTCGCGCGACAGCCTGCTCGACCTCACGCAGGGGCGCAACACCGGCTCGTTCGAGCGCTCCATCGACGTGCTGGTCAGCCGCATCCGCCGCAAGATCGAGCCCAATCCGGCCGATCCGACCCTCATCAAGACGGTGCGGTCCGGCGGCTACCTGTTTACGCCAAGAACTGAAGTAGCGAGCACGGAAGCGGTTACGACGCCCCCGAGCAGCTGA
- a CDS encoding FAD-dependent oxidoreductase, translating to MLQTTKRPDSTVSIIGAGIAGAWQALLFAQAGHAVTLHERSDAGMTDATSHWAGGMLAPYCEAEVAEPIISRLGLRSLDIWRRELPDTPFNGSLVVAHPRERNDFERFARMTEGHRRLDASGLAALEPSLEGRFRDALFFPTEGHVEPRRVLPKLHARIVAAGGTIKFGSDVSAADLANLNPKGIVIDCRGLGARDEQPELRGVKGEMILIESDEVQLARPVRLIHPRWPLYVIPREDNLFMLGATSIEAEDTGVSVRSALELLGAAYAVHPAFGEARIVEFGSGLRPAFPDNLPRIGVRGGKISVNGLYRHGFLLAPALAELTLNYVERGQIDNEVMQCV from the coding sequence ATGTTGCAGACGACCAAGCGACCGGATTCCACGGTATCCATCATCGGTGCAGGCATAGCCGGAGCCTGGCAGGCGCTGTTGTTCGCGCAGGCCGGCCATGCCGTGACCTTACACGAGCGCAGTGACGCAGGCATGACCGACGCCACCAGCCACTGGGCCGGCGGCATGCTCGCGCCGTATTGCGAGGCGGAGGTCGCCGAACCCATCATCTCCAGGCTCGGCCTGCGCTCGCTCGACATCTGGCGGCGCGAATTGCCGGACACGCCCTTCAACGGCTCGCTGGTCGTGGCGCATCCGCGCGAGCGCAACGATTTCGAGCGCTTTGCGCGGATGACAGAAGGCCATCGCCGGCTCGATGCGAGCGGCCTCGCCGCGCTCGAGCCGTCGCTGGAAGGCCGCTTCCGCGATGCGCTGTTCTTCCCGACCGAGGGCCATGTCGAGCCGCGCCGCGTGCTGCCGAAGCTGCACGCGCGCATCGTTGCCGCCGGCGGCACCATCAAGTTCGGAAGCGACGTCAGCGCCGCCGATCTCGCAAACCTTAATCCTAAAGGCATCGTGATCGACTGCCGCGGCCTTGGCGCGCGCGACGAACAGCCGGAGCTGCGCGGCGTCAAGGGCGAGATGATCCTGATCGAGAGCGACGAGGTGCAGCTGGCGCGCCCGGTGCGGCTGATCCATCCGCGCTGGCCGCTCTACGTGATCCCGCGCGAGGACAATCTGTTCATGCTGGGCGCCACCTCGATCGAGGCCGAGGACACCGGCGTCAGCGTCCGCTCCGCACTGGAGCTGCTGGGCGCGGCCTATGCCGTGCATCCTGCCTTTGGCGAGGCCCGCATCGTCGAATTCGGCTCGGGTCTCCGTCCGGCCTTCCCCGACAATCTGCCCCGCATCGGCGTGCGTGGCGGCAAGATCAGCGTCAACGGACTCTACCGCCACGGTTTCCTGCTCGCGCCGGCGCTCGCCGAGCTGACGCTCAATTACGTCGAGCGCGGCCAGATCGACAATGAGGTGATGCAATGCGTGTGA
- a CDS encoding thiazole synthase has product MVTFYGKTFASRLLIGSALYPSPAIMQGAIRASGANIVTVSLRRESAGGKTGDAFWNLIRELDVTVLPNTAGCRSVREAVTTAKLARELFGTSWIKLEVIADNDTLQPDVVGLVEAAAILIKDGFEVFPYCTEDLSVANRLVDAGCKVVMPWAAPIGSAKGITNRDALKLMRERLPDVTLVVDAGIGAPSHAAEALELGYDAVLLNTAIAKAADPVAMANAFRLGCDAGRTAYEAGLMNARDFACPSTPVVGTPFWHAVS; this is encoded by the coding sequence ATGGTGACCTTCTACGGCAAAACCTTCGCCTCCCGCCTGCTGATCGGCAGCGCGCTCTATCCCTCGCCTGCGATCATGCAAGGCGCGATCCGCGCCTCCGGCGCGAACATCGTCACCGTCTCGCTCCGCCGTGAATCCGCCGGTGGCAAGACCGGTGACGCCTTCTGGAATCTGATCCGCGAGCTCGACGTCACCGTGCTGCCGAACACCGCCGGCTGCCGCAGCGTGCGCGAAGCCGTGACCACCGCAAAGCTCGCGCGCGAATTGTTCGGCACATCCTGGATCAAGCTCGAAGTCATCGCCGACAACGACACGCTGCAGCCCGACGTCGTCGGCCTGGTCGAGGCCGCCGCGATCCTGATCAAGGACGGTTTTGAGGTATTCCCCTATTGCACCGAGGACCTCTCGGTCGCCAACCGCCTGGTCGACGCCGGCTGCAAGGTGGTGATGCCGTGGGCCGCTCCGATCGGCAGCGCGAAGGGTATCACCAATCGCGATGCGCTGAAGCTGATGCGCGAACGCCTGCCCGACGTCACGCTGGTGGTCGATGCCGGCATCGGCGCACCCTCGCATGCGGCCGAGGCGCTCGAACTCGGCTACGATGCCGTGCTGCTCAACACGGCCATCGCCAAGGCCGCCGATCCCGTCGCCATGGCCAACGCCTTCCGCCTCGGCTGTGATGCCGGCCGCACCGCTTACGAAGCCGGGCTGATGAACGCCCGCGATTTCGCCTGCCCCTCCACCCCTGTCGTTGGGACCCCGTTCTGGCATGCCGTATCCTGA
- the thiS gene encoding sulfur carrier protein ThiS codes for MRVIVNGEQREISSASVDALLSELDYEGTHFAIALNYDVVPKSRWSETALKAGDEIEIITPRQGG; via the coding sequence ATGCGTGTGATCGTCAATGGCGAGCAGCGCGAAATCAGCTCAGCGAGTGTGGACGCACTGCTCAGCGAGCTCGACTACGAGGGCACCCATTTCGCGATCGCGCTGAATTACGACGTCGTTCCGAAAAGCCGCTGGTCCGAGACCGCGCTCAAGGCCGGCGACGAGATCGAGATCATCACGCCGCGGCAGGGAGGGTGA